A single genomic interval of Corylus avellana chromosome ca10, CavTom2PMs-1.0 harbors:
- the LOC132163020 gene encoding uncharacterized protein LOC132163020, with the protein MADDLAAMWGKISLSEDEILGVDFHEEAFEGLVQKGQSCLVGKLLSDHVVSKEMIRSKLIRGWKPKGPMAFKVLGENLFLLKFEKNEDKKRVLEGRPWIFEGTLFSVEDFDGNTHPTDMDFSWAAFWVRMYKLPLACMGKEMGQRLGASVGEVEDVDVSEDGEGWGEYLRVKIKISTLKPLAKGRMLRMKGKEIWIPFQYEKVPKYCFRCGLICHGKDGCERRDVRRKQGEDNVFEYGPWLRATSPRRGMQRERGRRGGENYPQEEWGRKEAGRHWRGSRWDEFTGDYDRSTSGDQVLHGDLPSKECPRLTPTSPQSRDSLQVRKESWEGGEIFAGRQAGSAGEAGKGKNILGKEPDGNYGVFSQRLGGGKSINEFAISFPTDPDAFSATKGVIFGSQKEKKTGVLTRTQKGAQKGTRGQVSKGLKVEGGQTMGQVGPRVADLAALIAQHTATGPPAKKRQRNASAEKELLESLVNDGASSGELDGKWEIGTGEGNSSPAGANHVAEAIDQPRRSL; encoded by the coding sequence ATGGCGGATGATCTAGCAGCTATGTGGGGGAAAATTTCCCTCTCGGAGGATGAAATTCTAGGAGTGGATTTTCATGAGGAAGCTTTTGAGGGACTTGTTCAAAAGGGCCAGTCGTGCTTAGTTGGAAAACTCCTCTCAGACCATGTCGTGAGCAAAGAGATGATTAGATCCAAACTGATACGGGGATGGAAACCGAAGGGGCCAATGGCCTTCAAGGTTTTGGGTGAAAACCTATTCCTTCTGAAGTTCGAGAAGAATGAAGATAAGAAACGCGTATTGGAAGGGAGGCCATGGATCTTCGAGGGAACCTTGTTTTCGGTTGAAGATTTCGATGGTAATACTCATCCAACTGATATGGACTTCTCATGGGCAGCTTTCTGGGTACGCATGTACAAATTACCGCTTGCCTGTATGGGGAAAGAGATGGGTCAGAGACTGGGGGCTTCAGTGGGAGAGGTGGAAGACGTGGACGTGAGTGAAGATGGAGAAGGTTGGGGGGAATACCTCAGGGTGAAGATTAAAATCAGCACCTTGAAACCTCTAGCCAAGGGCCGAATGCTGAGAATGAAAGGAAAGGAGATTTGGATCCCTTTCCAGTATGAGAAAGTGCCGAAATACTGTTTCCGGTGTGGTCTGATCTGCCATGGAAAGGATGGATGTGAACGGAGAGATGTAAGGAGGAAACAGGGAGAAGACAATGTTTTTGAGTATGGCCCATGGTTACGTGCAACCTCCCCTAGGCGGGGGATGCAGAGGGAAAGAGGAAGGAGGGGTGGGGAAAATTATCCACAAGAGGAGTGGGGTAGGAAAGAAGCTGGACGGCACTGGCGGGGATCCCGGTGGGATGAGTTTACCGGAGACTATGACCGGAGCACCTCCGGGGACCAGGTCCTGCATGGGGATTTACCAAGTAAGGAATGTCCAAGACTTACGCCAACTTCTCCTCAATCACGGGATTCTCTCCAGGTGAGAAAGGAAAGCTGGGAGGGTGGCGAAATTTTTGCTGGTAGACAGGCTGGGAGCGCAGGGGAAGcagggaaaggaaaaaacatTTTGGGAAAGGAACCTGATGGGAATTATGGGGTATTTTCTCAACGGCTGGGGGGCGGCAAGTCAATAAATGAGTTTGCGATTTCTTTCCCTACTGATCCAGATGCCTTTTCTGCAACAAAAGGCGTTATTTTTggaagccaaaaagaaaagaaaactggGGTTCTAACACGTACACAAAAAGGAGCCCAAAAAGGAACACGTGGACAGGTTAGCAAGGGCCTCAAAGTAGAGGGGGGCCAAACGATGGGCCAAGTTGGGCCAAGAGTAGCTGATCTCGCAGCCCTTATTGCCCAACATACAGCAACGGGACCTCCAGCGAAGAAAAGGCAGCGAAATGCTTCAGCAGAGAAGGAGCTACTAGAAAGCTTGGTTAATGATGGTGCTAGCTCGGGAGAACTTGATGGGAAATGGGAGATAGGAACAGGAGAGGGAAACAGCTCTCCAGCGGGTGCAAATCATGTGGCGGAGGCTATTGATCAGCCCCGCCGCTCATTATGA
- the LOC132164666 gene encoding pentatricopeptide repeat-containing protein At2g27800, mitochondrial-like, with amino-acid sequence MVFVRGNRLNYILSGRNLIRQICSTYPFRHFYQHPKSYSKYAIPSNEILCLYVRVSLNSLYSTKAPSRSFRRRERKRSQSNAETPLNEAQFQRAVSQLPPRFTAEELCNVITLQEDPKVCLGLFNWASQQSRFRHDVCTYHITIKKLGAAKMYQEMDDVVNQVLALPYVGSEALFNTIIYYFTETRKLTRAVNIFKHMKNSRNLDCRPSVRTYNLLFAAFLSRGNNSYINHIYMETIRCLFRQMVNDGIEPDIFSLNSLIKGYVLSLHVNDALRVFHQMGMVYKCVPNSFSYDYLIHGLCAQGRTNNARELCDEMKEKGFLPSSKSYNSVVNALALGGEVDEAVRCLWEMIEKRRSADFITYRTVLDEICRRGRVGEAIRLLKEFQEKDIVDGHTYRKLLYVLEDDFGNSVDKNQFGY; translated from the coding sequence ATGGTTTTTGTTCGGGGAAATCGCTTGAATTATATTCTCTCCGGCAGAAATTTAATCCGTCAGATATGCTCCACATACCCATTTCGCCATTTTTATCAGCACCCAAAAAGCTACTCTAAGTATGCAATACCTTCCAATGAAATTCTATGCCTATATGTGCGCGTTTCCTTGAATTCCTTATACTCTACTAAGGCCCCGTCGAGATCTTTTAGAAGGAGAGAGCGTAAGAGATCACAATCTAATGCTGAAACCCCTCTTAATGAAGCCCAATTTCAACGTGCGGTTTCCCAGCTTCCTCCGAGATTCACTGCCGAAGAGCTTTGCAATGTCATAACCCTCCAAGAAGATCCCAAAGTGTGCTTGGGGCTATTCAATTGGGCTTCGCAACAATCGAGGTTTAGGCACGATGTTTGCACTTACCACATTACAATAAAGAAGCTTGGTGCAGCAAAAATGTACCAAGAGATGGATGATGTTGTAAACCAAGTGCTTGCTCTTCCGTATGTTGGTTCTGAGGCCCTTTTCAATACCATCATCTATTATTTCACGGAGACGCGGAAGCTGACTCGAGCTGTCAATATATTTAAGCACATGAAGAATAGCAGAAATTTGGATTGTAGGCCTTCTGTTAGAACCTATAATCTTCTTTTTGCGGCGTTCTTGAGTCGGGGAAATAATTCCTATATAAACCATATTTATATGGAGACTATTAGATGCTTGTTTAGGCAGATGGTAAATGATGGGATTGAGcctgatattttttctttgaattctcTTATAAAGGGTTATGTACTTTCTCTTCATGTTAATGATGCTTTAAGGGTATTTCATCAGATGGGTATGGTATACAAGTGTGTGCCCAACTCATTTTCCTATGATTATTTGATCCATGGGTTATGTGCACAAGGCCGCACAAACAATGCTAGGGAGTTGTGTGATGAAATGAAGGAAAAAGGGTTTCTTCCGAGTAGTAAATCGTATAACTCGGTCGTGAATGCTTTGGCTCTTGGTGGAGAGGTTGATGAGGCAGTGAGGTGCCTATGGGAGATGATTGAAAAGCGGAGGTCAGCTGATTTCATTACCTACAGGACTGTCTTAGATGAGATCTGCAGACGAGGAAGGGTAGGAGAGGCCATTAGGTTGTTGAAGGAGTTTCAAGAAAAAGACATTGTGGATGGGCATACTTACAGGAAGCTTCTATATGTGCTTGAAGATGACTTTGGAAATTCAGTTGACAAAAATCAGTTTGGATACTGA